A stretch of Rhododendron vialii isolate Sample 1 chromosome 4a, ASM3025357v1 DNA encodes these proteins:
- the LOC131321676 gene encoding pleiotropic drug resistance protein 1-like isoform X1: MESGDIYRVSSARINSSNTWRSNPGEVFSRSSREEDDEEALTWAAIEKLPTYLRITRGILTEEEGPPREIDIKSLGFFEKKNLVERLVKIVEEDNEKFLSKLKERIDRVGLELPTIEVRFEHLNVHAEACAGHKALPTIFNFTVNFVEGFLNYLHILPSRKKPLPILHDVSGIIMPGRMTLLLGPPSSGKTTLLLALAGKLDTDLKVSGRVTYNGHGMDEFVPQRTSAYISQYDLHIGELTVRETLAFSGRCQGVGTCYEMLAELSRREKQANIKPDPDIDIFMKAALLEGQEASVVTDYVLKILDLEICADNLVGDEMRRGISGGQKKRLTTGEMLVGPARALLMDEISTGLDSSTTFQIVNSIRQSIHILQGTAVISLLQPAPETYDLFDDIILLSDGQIVYQGPRECVLEFFEHMGFKCPERKGVADFLQEVTSRKDQEQYWANKDEPYSYVHVKEFAEAFQSFHAGRKLGDKLAVPFDKAKGHPTALTTEKYGVSKKELLKACTSREYLLMKRNSFIYIFKLTQLILMAFITVTVFLRIEMPKKTLEDGGIFMGALFFTLIMIMFNGYSEITLSIMKLPIFYKQRDFLFFPAWAYTLPTWFLKIPVTFVEVGAWVFLTYYVVGFDPDAGRFFRQYLLLLCINQMSSALFRFMGGIGRNIIVANTFGSFALLAVLVLGGFVLSRVNIKKWWIWGYWLSPMMYGQNALAVNEFLGMSWRHIPPNSTETLGVQVLKSRGIFPEAHWYWLGLGVTLAFFIAFQLLFTLALAYLNPFGKPQAILTEETLTERIAVKTGELLELSSGDITSGEKGSEVRRSASSTSMATGVGSITDAGQNRKRGMVLPFEPLSIIFEEIRYAVDMPQEMKDQGIPEDQLELLKGVSGAFRPGVLTALMGVSGAGKTTLMDVLAGRKTGGYIEGRITISGYPKKQETFARISGYCEQTDIHSPHVTVYESLQYSAWLRLPPEVDSATRKMFVDEVMELVELTPLKGALVGLPGLNGLSTEQRKRLTVAVELVANPSIIFMDEPTSGLDARAAAIVMRTVRNTVDTGRTVVCTIHQPSIDIFDAFDELLLLKRGGEEIYVGPLGRHSAHLIAYFEGINGVTKIKDGYNPATWMLEVTSPASETALGVDFSSMYENSELYRRNKDLIKELSVPTPGSKDIDFTTKYSQSFFTQCMACLWKQHWSYWRNPPYCAVRLMFTTFIALMFGTIFWGLGSKWETKQDLFNAMGSMFAAVLFVGVQNATSVLPVVGIERAVFYRERAAGMYSALPYAFGQVVIEIPYIFVQTAIYGVIVYAMIGFDWTADKFFWYIFFMYFTLLYYTFYGMMAVAVTPNHHIAAIVSSSFYLIWMLFSGFIIPSTRIPVWWRWYTKICPVAWTMYGLVASQFGDINHKLDTGETVKEFIDSYFGFKHDFLGFVALIIVGFAVLFGFIFAFSIRAFNFQKR; the protein is encoded by the exons ATGGAGAGTGGGGACATatatagagtgagcagtgcacGTATAAACAGCTCAAACACATGGAGGAGCAATCCAGGAGAGGTTTTCTCGCGGTCATCCCGTGAAGAAGACGACGAAGAAGCACTAACATGGGCTGCTATTGAGAAGCTTCCTACGTATCTACGGATAACCCGAGGGATACTGACGGAAGAAGAGGGTCCGCCGAGAGAAATTGACATCAAGAGTCTTGGGTTTTTCGAGAAAAAGAATCTGGTGGAGAGACTTGTGAAGATAGTTGAGGAAGATAATGAGAAGTTCTTGTCAAAGCTCAAGGAGCGCATTGACCG GGTTGGACTAGAACTTCCAACTATAGAAGTCCGGTTTGAGCATTTGAATGTTCATGCAGAAGCTTGTGCCGGCCATAAAGCACTGCCTACGATATTCAATTTCACTGTCAACTTCGTAGAG GGGTTTTTGAATTACCTCCATATTCTTCCAAGTAGAAAGAAGCCATTGCCCATCCTTCATGATGTCAGTGGAATAATCATGCCTGGAAG AATGACATTGCTTTTAGGTCCACCGAGCTCTGGAAAAACCACATTGCTGCTAGCTTTGGCCGGAAAACTTGATACAGatctaaaa GTTTCGGGAAGAGTCACATACAACGGCCATGGAATGGATGAGTTTGTTCCACAGAGGACTTCTGCTTATATAAGTCAATATGACCTTCATATAGGAGAATTGACAGTGAGAGAAACATTAGCATTCTCCGGTAGATGCCAAGGGGTTGGAACTTGTTATG AAATGTTGGCAGAACTATCACGGAGAGAAAAGCAAGCAAACATAAAGCCTGATCCTGATATTGATATTTTCATGAAG GCTGCATTATTAGAAGGGCAAGAGGCCAGTGTCGTGACAGATTATGTTCTTAAG ATACTGGATCTGGAAATATGCGCAGATAACTTGGTGGGTGATGAAATGCGGAGAGGCATTTCTGGTGGACAAAAAAAGCGGCTCACAACAG GAGAGATGCTGGTTGGACCAGCTAGAGCACTCTTGATGGATGAGATATCAACTGGCTTGGACAGCTCTACAACTTTCCAGATTGTGAATTCAATCAGGCAGTCCATCCACATACTTCAAGGAACTGCTGTTATCTCTCTTCTCCAGCCGGCACCAGAAACTTACGACCTGTTCGATGACATAATTCTGCTCTCTGATGGGCAAATTGTGTATCAAGGCCCCCGTGAATGCGTGCTTGAATTCTTTGAACACATGGGATTCAAGTGCCCTGAGAGGAAAGGAGTTGCCGACTTCTTACAAGAA GTGACATCAAGGAAAGATCAAGAGCAGTACTGGGCAAACAAAGATGAGCCTTACAGTTACGTTCATGTGAAGGAATTTGCAGAAGCATTTCAGTCATTCCATGCTGGCCGGAAACTGGGTGACAAACTTGCTGTTCCATTTGACAAAGCTAAGGGTCACCCTACTGCTTTAACAACCGAGAAATACGGTGTCAGCAAAAAGGAACTATTGAAAGCTTGCACATCAAGAGAATACTTACTAATGAAGAGAAACTCCTTCATCTACATATTCAAGTTAACTCAA CTTATTCTTATGGCATTCATAACAGTGACGGTATTTCTACGAATTGAGATGCCTAAGAAAACACTAGAAGATGGAGGGATTTTCATGGGTGCCTTGTTCTTCACCCTCATTATGATTATGTTCAATGGCTACTCAGAAATTACACTGAGCATCATGAAACTTCCTATCTTCTACAAGCAAAGGGACTTCCTCTTCTTTCCTGCTTGGGCATACACTTTACCCACATGGTTCCTCAAGATCCCAGTAACATTTGTAGAAGTTGGTGCATGGGTTTTCCTAACTTATTATGTTGTAGGCTTTGATCCAGATGCTGGACG GTTTTTCAGGCAATACTTGCTGCTTCTGTGCATTAACCAAATGTCTTCTGCACTGTTCCGATTCATGGGGGGAATAGGAAGGAACATTATTGTGGCAAACACATTCGGGTCATTTGCGTTACTTGCAGTTCTTGTATTGGGTGGATTTGTCTTGTCACGAG ttaatataaaaaaatggtGGATATGGGGTTATTGGTTGTCACCTATGATGTATGGGCAAAATGCTTTAGCAGTGAATGAATTTCTTGGGATGAGTTGGAGACAT ATCCCTCCTAATTCAACAGAGACACTAGGAGTACAAGTCTTGAAGTCCCGCGGAATTTTTCCTGAAGCACATTGGTATTGGCTTGGACTAGGAGTTACACTCGCATTTTTTATCGCTTTCCAACTTCTTTTCACTCTGGCTCTAGCTTATCTCAACC CCTTTGGCAAGCCTCAAGCAATTCTAACTGAAGAAACCTTGACTGAGAGAATTGCTGTAAAGACAGGAGAGTTACTTGAGTTATCAAGTGGAGATATCACTTCAGGTG AAAAGGGAAGTGAAGTACGAAGAAGTGCATCGTCTACGTCAATGGCAACAGGAGTGGGAAGCATTACTGATGCTGGCCAAAACAGAAAGCGTGGAATGGTTCTACCTTTTGAACCTCTTTCCATCATTTTCGAAGAGATCAGATATGCAGTTGATATGCCACAG GAAATGAAAGACCAAGGCATACCTGAGGACCAGTTAGAACTTCTGAAAGGAGTAAGCGGTGCTTTTAGACCAGGAGTCCTTACAGCTCTCATGGGTGTCAGTGGGGCCGGTAAGACCACCTTGATGGATGTGTTGGCTGGTAGAAAAACTGGAGGATATATCGAAGGAAGAATCACAATATCTGGATACCCAAAGAAGCAAGAAACATTTGCTCGCATATCAGGATACTGCGAGCAAACTGATATTCACTCTCCTCATGTTACGGTATATGAGTCATTACAATATTCTGCATGGCTTCGGTTGCCCCCTGAAGTTGACTCTGCAACCAGAAAG ATGTTTGTTGATGAGGTCATGGAGCTTGTGGAGTTAACCCCATTAAAGGGAGCACTTGTTGGGTTGCCTGGGTTGAATGGCCTTTCAACTGAACAACGCAAGAGGCTTACCGTTGCAGTTGAGCTTGTAGCCAATCCATCAATAATATTCATGGATGAACCAACCTCAGGACTTGATGCTAGGGCTGCAGCAATAGTGATGAGAACAGTGAGGAACACAGTAGACACAGGACGAACCGTGGTATGCACCATCCATCAGCCAAGCATCGACATATTTGATGCATTTGATGAG CTGCTTCTTTTGaaaagaggaggagaagaaatATACGTCGGGCCGTTAGGCCGCCATTCTGCCCATCTCATCGCATACTTCGAG GGAATCAATGGAGTTACTAAGATTAAAGATGGTTACAATCCTGCAACTTGGATGTTAGAGGTAACTTCACCTGCATCAGAAACAGCTCTTGGGGTTGACTTTTCGAGCATGTACGAGAACTCAGAACTATACAG GAGAAACAAAGATCTGATCAAGGAACTGAGCGTACCAACTCCAGGATCAAAAGACATAGACTTCACCACAAAATACTCGCAGTCGTTCTTCACGCAATGCATGGCTTGCCTATGGAAACAGCATTGGTCATATTGGCGAAACCCTCCGTACTGCGCAGTGAGATTAATGTTTACCACTTTCATAGCTCTAATGTTTGGAACGATATTTTGGGGTCTTGGTTCTAAATG GGAAACAAAGCAGGACTTATTTAATGCAATGGGTTCTATGTTTGCTGCTGTACTTTTTGTTGGTGTGCAAAATGCCACATCAGTGCTGCCAGTGGTTGGGATAGAGAGAGCAGTCTTTTATCGCGAAAGAGCGGCTGGCATGTACTCAGCTTTGCCATATGCCTTCGGACAG GTTGTAATTGAGATTCCCTACATTTTTGTTCAAACGGCCATATATGGGGTCATAGTTTACGCAATGATTGGATTCGATTGGACTGCTGACAAGTTCTTTTGGTACATATTCTTCATGTACTTCACCTTGTTATATTACACCTTCTATGGAATGATGGCAGTGGCGGTTACTCCCAACCACCACATTGCTGCCATAGTTTCATCTTCCTTCTACCTAATATGGATGCTTTTCTCGGGATTTATCATTCCATCGACA AGGATTCCAGTGTGGTGGAGATGGTACACTAAAATTTGCCCGGTCGCTTGGACCATGTACGGGTTAGTTGCTTCACAGTTTGGCGACATAAACCACAAGCTTGACACAGGGGAAACTGTGAAGGAATTTATCGATAGTTACTTTGGATTTAAACATGACTTTTTGGGATTTGTCGCGCTCATTATTGTTGGATTTGCCGTGCTCTTTGGGTTCATCTTTGCTTTTTCAATCAGGGCATTCAACTTCCAGAAAAGATAG
- the LOC131321676 gene encoding pleiotropic drug resistance protein 1-like isoform X2, with the protein MESGDIYRVSSARINSSNTWRSNPGEVFSRSSREEDDEEALTWAAIEKLPTYLRITRGILTEEEGPPREIDIKSLGFFEKKNLVERLVKIVEEDNEKFLSKLKERIDRVGLELPTIEVRFEHLNVHAEACAGHKALPTIFNFTVNFVEGFLNYLHILPSRKKPLPILHDVSGIIMPGRMTLLLGPPSSGKTTLLLALAGKLDTDLKVSGRVTYNGHGMDEFVPQRTSAYISQYDLHIGELTVRETLAFSGRCQGVGTCYEMLAELSRREKQANIKPDPDIDIFMKAALLEGQEASVVTDYVLKILDLEICADNLVGDEMRRGISGGQKKRLTTGEMLVGPARALLMDEISTGLDSSTTFQIVNSIRQSIHILQGTAVISLLQPAPETYDLFDDIILLSDGQIVYQGPRECVLEFFEHMGFKCPERKGVADFLQEVTSRKDQEQYWANKDEPYSYVHVKEFAEAFQSFHAGRKLGDKLAVPFDKAKGHPTALTTEKYGVSKKELLKACTSREYLLMKRNSFIYIFKLTQLILMAFITVTVFLRIEMPKKTLEDGGIFMGALFFTLIMIMFNGYSEITLSIMKLPIFYKQRDFLFFPAWAYTLPTWFLKIPVTFVEVGAWVFLTYYVVGFDPDAGRFFRQYLLLLCINQMSSALFRFMGGIGRNIIVANTFGSFALLAVLVLGGFVLSRVNIKKWWIWGYWLSPMMYGQNALAVNEFLGMSWRHIPPNSTETLGVQVLKSRGIFPEAHWYWLGLGVTLAFFIAFQLLFTLALAYLNPFGKPQAILTEETLTERIAVKTGELLELSSGDITSGEKGSEVRRSASSTSMATGVGSITDAGQNRKRGMVLPFEPLSIIFEEIRYAVDMPQEMKDQGIPEDQLELLKGVSGAFRPGVLTALMGVSGAGKTTLMDVLAGRKTGGYIEGRITISGYPKKQETFARISGYCEQTDIHSPHVTVYESLQYSAWLRLPPEVDSATRKMFVDEVMELVELTPLKGALVGLPGLNGLSTEQRKRLTVAVELVANPSIIFMDEPTSGLDARAAAIVMRTVRNTVDTGRTVVCTIHQPSIDIFDAFDELLLLKRGGEEIYVGPLGRHSAHLIAYFEGINGVTKIKDGYNPATWMLEVTSPASETALGVDFSSMYENSELYRETKQDLFNAMGSMFAAVLFVGVQNATSVLPVVGIERAVFYRERAAGMYSALPYAFGQVVIEIPYIFVQTAIYGVIVYAMIGFDWTADKFFWYIFFMYFTLLYYTFYGMMAVAVTPNHHIAAIVSSSFYLIWMLFSGFIIPSTRIPVWWRWYTKICPVAWTMYGLVASQFGDINHKLDTGETVKEFIDSYFGFKHDFLGFVALIIVGFAVLFGFIFAFSIRAFNFQKR; encoded by the exons ATGGAGAGTGGGGACATatatagagtgagcagtgcacGTATAAACAGCTCAAACACATGGAGGAGCAATCCAGGAGAGGTTTTCTCGCGGTCATCCCGTGAAGAAGACGACGAAGAAGCACTAACATGGGCTGCTATTGAGAAGCTTCCTACGTATCTACGGATAACCCGAGGGATACTGACGGAAGAAGAGGGTCCGCCGAGAGAAATTGACATCAAGAGTCTTGGGTTTTTCGAGAAAAAGAATCTGGTGGAGAGACTTGTGAAGATAGTTGAGGAAGATAATGAGAAGTTCTTGTCAAAGCTCAAGGAGCGCATTGACCG GGTTGGACTAGAACTTCCAACTATAGAAGTCCGGTTTGAGCATTTGAATGTTCATGCAGAAGCTTGTGCCGGCCATAAAGCACTGCCTACGATATTCAATTTCACTGTCAACTTCGTAGAG GGGTTTTTGAATTACCTCCATATTCTTCCAAGTAGAAAGAAGCCATTGCCCATCCTTCATGATGTCAGTGGAATAATCATGCCTGGAAG AATGACATTGCTTTTAGGTCCACCGAGCTCTGGAAAAACCACATTGCTGCTAGCTTTGGCCGGAAAACTTGATACAGatctaaaa GTTTCGGGAAGAGTCACATACAACGGCCATGGAATGGATGAGTTTGTTCCACAGAGGACTTCTGCTTATATAAGTCAATATGACCTTCATATAGGAGAATTGACAGTGAGAGAAACATTAGCATTCTCCGGTAGATGCCAAGGGGTTGGAACTTGTTATG AAATGTTGGCAGAACTATCACGGAGAGAAAAGCAAGCAAACATAAAGCCTGATCCTGATATTGATATTTTCATGAAG GCTGCATTATTAGAAGGGCAAGAGGCCAGTGTCGTGACAGATTATGTTCTTAAG ATACTGGATCTGGAAATATGCGCAGATAACTTGGTGGGTGATGAAATGCGGAGAGGCATTTCTGGTGGACAAAAAAAGCGGCTCACAACAG GAGAGATGCTGGTTGGACCAGCTAGAGCACTCTTGATGGATGAGATATCAACTGGCTTGGACAGCTCTACAACTTTCCAGATTGTGAATTCAATCAGGCAGTCCATCCACATACTTCAAGGAACTGCTGTTATCTCTCTTCTCCAGCCGGCACCAGAAACTTACGACCTGTTCGATGACATAATTCTGCTCTCTGATGGGCAAATTGTGTATCAAGGCCCCCGTGAATGCGTGCTTGAATTCTTTGAACACATGGGATTCAAGTGCCCTGAGAGGAAAGGAGTTGCCGACTTCTTACAAGAA GTGACATCAAGGAAAGATCAAGAGCAGTACTGGGCAAACAAAGATGAGCCTTACAGTTACGTTCATGTGAAGGAATTTGCAGAAGCATTTCAGTCATTCCATGCTGGCCGGAAACTGGGTGACAAACTTGCTGTTCCATTTGACAAAGCTAAGGGTCACCCTACTGCTTTAACAACCGAGAAATACGGTGTCAGCAAAAAGGAACTATTGAAAGCTTGCACATCAAGAGAATACTTACTAATGAAGAGAAACTCCTTCATCTACATATTCAAGTTAACTCAA CTTATTCTTATGGCATTCATAACAGTGACGGTATTTCTACGAATTGAGATGCCTAAGAAAACACTAGAAGATGGAGGGATTTTCATGGGTGCCTTGTTCTTCACCCTCATTATGATTATGTTCAATGGCTACTCAGAAATTACACTGAGCATCATGAAACTTCCTATCTTCTACAAGCAAAGGGACTTCCTCTTCTTTCCTGCTTGGGCATACACTTTACCCACATGGTTCCTCAAGATCCCAGTAACATTTGTAGAAGTTGGTGCATGGGTTTTCCTAACTTATTATGTTGTAGGCTTTGATCCAGATGCTGGACG GTTTTTCAGGCAATACTTGCTGCTTCTGTGCATTAACCAAATGTCTTCTGCACTGTTCCGATTCATGGGGGGAATAGGAAGGAACATTATTGTGGCAAACACATTCGGGTCATTTGCGTTACTTGCAGTTCTTGTATTGGGTGGATTTGTCTTGTCACGAG ttaatataaaaaaatggtGGATATGGGGTTATTGGTTGTCACCTATGATGTATGGGCAAAATGCTTTAGCAGTGAATGAATTTCTTGGGATGAGTTGGAGACAT ATCCCTCCTAATTCAACAGAGACACTAGGAGTACAAGTCTTGAAGTCCCGCGGAATTTTTCCTGAAGCACATTGGTATTGGCTTGGACTAGGAGTTACACTCGCATTTTTTATCGCTTTCCAACTTCTTTTCACTCTGGCTCTAGCTTATCTCAACC CCTTTGGCAAGCCTCAAGCAATTCTAACTGAAGAAACCTTGACTGAGAGAATTGCTGTAAAGACAGGAGAGTTACTTGAGTTATCAAGTGGAGATATCACTTCAGGTG AAAAGGGAAGTGAAGTACGAAGAAGTGCATCGTCTACGTCAATGGCAACAGGAGTGGGAAGCATTACTGATGCTGGCCAAAACAGAAAGCGTGGAATGGTTCTACCTTTTGAACCTCTTTCCATCATTTTCGAAGAGATCAGATATGCAGTTGATATGCCACAG GAAATGAAAGACCAAGGCATACCTGAGGACCAGTTAGAACTTCTGAAAGGAGTAAGCGGTGCTTTTAGACCAGGAGTCCTTACAGCTCTCATGGGTGTCAGTGGGGCCGGTAAGACCACCTTGATGGATGTGTTGGCTGGTAGAAAAACTGGAGGATATATCGAAGGAAGAATCACAATATCTGGATACCCAAAGAAGCAAGAAACATTTGCTCGCATATCAGGATACTGCGAGCAAACTGATATTCACTCTCCTCATGTTACGGTATATGAGTCATTACAATATTCTGCATGGCTTCGGTTGCCCCCTGAAGTTGACTCTGCAACCAGAAAG ATGTTTGTTGATGAGGTCATGGAGCTTGTGGAGTTAACCCCATTAAAGGGAGCACTTGTTGGGTTGCCTGGGTTGAATGGCCTTTCAACTGAACAACGCAAGAGGCTTACCGTTGCAGTTGAGCTTGTAGCCAATCCATCAATAATATTCATGGATGAACCAACCTCAGGACTTGATGCTAGGGCTGCAGCAATAGTGATGAGAACAGTGAGGAACACAGTAGACACAGGACGAACCGTGGTATGCACCATCCATCAGCCAAGCATCGACATATTTGATGCATTTGATGAG CTGCTTCTTTTGaaaagaggaggagaagaaatATACGTCGGGCCGTTAGGCCGCCATTCTGCCCATCTCATCGCATACTTCGAG GGAATCAATGGAGTTACTAAGATTAAAGATGGTTACAATCCTGCAACTTGGATGTTAGAGGTAACTTCACCTGCATCAGAAACAGCTCTTGGGGTTGACTTTTCGAGCATGTACGAGAACTCAGAACTATACAG GGAAACAAAGCAGGACTTATTTAATGCAATGGGTTCTATGTTTGCTGCTGTACTTTTTGTTGGTGTGCAAAATGCCACATCAGTGCTGCCAGTGGTTGGGATAGAGAGAGCAGTCTTTTATCGCGAAAGAGCGGCTGGCATGTACTCAGCTTTGCCATATGCCTTCGGACAG GTTGTAATTGAGATTCCCTACATTTTTGTTCAAACGGCCATATATGGGGTCATAGTTTACGCAATGATTGGATTCGATTGGACTGCTGACAAGTTCTTTTGGTACATATTCTTCATGTACTTCACCTTGTTATATTACACCTTCTATGGAATGATGGCAGTGGCGGTTACTCCCAACCACCACATTGCTGCCATAGTTTCATCTTCCTTCTACCTAATATGGATGCTTTTCTCGGGATTTATCATTCCATCGACA AGGATTCCAGTGTGGTGGAGATGGTACACTAAAATTTGCCCGGTCGCTTGGACCATGTACGGGTTAGTTGCTTCACAGTTTGGCGACATAAACCACAAGCTTGACACAGGGGAAACTGTGAAGGAATTTATCGATAGTTACTTTGGATTTAAACATGACTTTTTGGGATTTGTCGCGCTCATTATTGTTGGATTTGCCGTGCTCTTTGGGTTCATCTTTGCTTTTTCAATCAGGGCATTCAACTTCCAGAAAAGATAG